A single genomic interval of Saccharothrix saharensis harbors:
- a CDS encoding single-stranded DNA-binding protein, translating to MAGETTITVVGNLTADPELRFTQSGAAVASFTVASTPRTFDRASGEWKDGEALFLRCNVWRQVAENVAESLTRGSRVLVTGRLRQRSFETKEGEKRTVIELEVDEIGPSLRYATAKVNKVSRGDGGGGFGGGGQSRGGGGGAPADDPWGSAPPAGSGGFADEPPF from the coding sequence ATGGCAGGCGAGACGACGATCACGGTGGTCGGGAACCTGACCGCTGATCCCGAACTCCGCTTCACCCAGTCCGGCGCCGCGGTGGCGAGCTTCACCGTGGCCTCCACCCCCCGCACGTTCGACCGGGCGAGCGGCGAGTGGAAGGACGGCGAAGCGCTGTTCCTGCGGTGCAACGTGTGGCGGCAGGTCGCGGAGAACGTGGCCGAGTCCCTCACCCGCGGTTCGCGCGTGCTCGTGACCGGGCGGCTGCGCCAGCGTTCCTTCGAGACGAAGGAAGGCGAGAAGCGCACCGTCATCGAGCTTGAGGTCGACGAGATCGGCCCCTCGCTGCGCTACGCGACCGCGAAGGTCAACAAGGTGAGCCGCGGGGACGGCGGCGGCGGCTTCGGCGGCGGCGGTCAGTCCCGTGGCGGCGGCGGTGGCGCCCCGGCCGACGACCCGTGGGGCTCCGCGCCCCCGGCCGGCTCCGGTGGCTTCGCCGACGAGCCCCCCTTCTAG
- the rpsF gene encoding 30S ribosomal protein S6 produces MRHYEVMIILDPSLDERTIAPSLDTFLNVIRTTGGNVEKVEVWGKRRLSFEINKNAEGIYAVLDLISTPDAVKELDRQLGLQETVLRTKVIRREPAKAAKTAARIAAKAAAKA; encoded by the coding sequence ATGCGTCATTACGAAGTGATGATCATCCTCGACCCCAGTCTCGACGAGCGCACGATCGCGCCGTCCCTTGACACGTTCCTCAACGTCATCCGCACCACGGGTGGCAACGTGGAGAAGGTCGAGGTGTGGGGCAAGCGCCGGCTGAGCTTCGAGATCAACAAGAACGCCGAGGGCATCTACGCCGTCCTCGACCTGATCTCGACCCCCGACGCGGTGAAGGAGCTGGACCGCCAGCTCGGCCTGCAGGAGACGGTGCTCCGGACGAAGGTCATCCGGCGCGAGCCCGCCAAGGCCGCGAAGACCGCGGCGCGGATCGCCGCCAAGGCCGCGGCCAAGGCCTAG
- a CDS encoding deoxyribonuclease IV yields MRIGAHVRDDDPLGAAAERDADVVQFFLADPQGWKAPKPHPQTDGLLASDLDVFVHAPYLANVASLNNRIRIPSRKIVLQHAEAAAKVGAKGLIVHGGHVTKGEDPNEGIANWRKMFERQAESGGFAVPILIENTAGGENAMARTFDMLGRLWDAVGEFDAGFCLDTCHAFASGEDLVGIVDRVKAITGRIDLVHLNSSRDGFGSSRDRHANIASGTIDPEQLVAVAAAAGSPVLVETPDEGQAEDIAFLREHLGR; encoded by the coding sequence ATGCGCATCGGGGCCCACGTCCGCGACGACGACCCGCTCGGCGCCGCCGCCGAGCGCGACGCCGACGTCGTGCAGTTCTTCCTGGCCGACCCGCAGGGCTGGAAGGCGCCGAAGCCGCACCCCCAGACCGACGGGTTGCTGGCCTCCGACCTGGACGTCTTCGTTCACGCGCCGTACCTGGCCAACGTCGCGTCGCTCAACAACCGCATCCGCATCCCGTCGCGCAAGATCGTGCTGCAGCACGCCGAGGCGGCGGCCAAGGTGGGCGCCAAGGGCCTGATCGTGCACGGCGGGCACGTCACCAAGGGCGAGGACCCGAACGAGGGCATCGCGAACTGGCGCAAGATGTTCGAGCGGCAGGCCGAGAGCGGTGGTTTCGCCGTCCCGATCCTGATCGAGAACACCGCGGGTGGCGAGAACGCCATGGCGCGCACGTTCGACATGCTCGGCAGGCTGTGGGACGCGGTCGGCGAGTTCGACGCCGGGTTCTGCCTGGACACCTGCCACGCGTTCGCCTCCGGCGAGGACCTGGTCGGCATCGTCGACCGGGTCAAGGCCATCACCGGGCGCATCGACCTGGTCCACCTCAACAGCTCCCGCGACGGGTTCGGCTCCTCGCGCGACCGGCACGCCAACATCGCGTCCGGCACCATCGACCCCGAGCAGCTGGTCGCGGTGGCCGCCGCGGCGGGCTCGCCGGTGCTGGTCGAGACGCCGGACGAGGGGCAAGCCGAGGACATCGCCTTCCTCCGCGAGCACCTGGGCCGCTGA
- a CDS encoding glycosyltransferase family 87 protein, which yields MRVTREVVAVRQRAGARSRSRRFGAGALAAIVLLSGLTMLLGFLNKDRCTGPEFDQWGRSAPDYEKRNKADVCYSDIQHLWIGRDVDRHVFPYVDGGITENGVLVGGVVEYPVLTGLLIWAGAIPARTDAAFLLYSALLMAPFGLAAGWLLGRLSRWRALIWALGPPVVLYAFHNWDLPVVFCAVAAVYVVHRGRGGRERSLVERGVVASVLLGIGCAFKLYPMIFVLPLCLYVLTGGPGGRWRPRADRYDVAGAVKVAVASVVTVVVVNLPFAVAGPEGWAASFTFQGLRRVDITTNSIWFWSMRPFMADETMQAVVGVLSPMGILASFGLAAWLGWRRYLREGTYPWVPVSAAMLCGFLLLHKVHSPQYTLWLVPMFVLLRVDWGWVAAYFAADLAMGVGIFRWYYAIEFGEPSGIYDGFSAQAVVIGVWGRAALLAALFLVFLKSEVSFGGRESSTAVARVREDGPT from the coding sequence CTGAGGGTGACGCGGGAGGTGGTGGCCGTGCGGCAGCGCGCGGGCGCCCGGTCGCGGTCGCGCCGGTTCGGCGCGGGCGCGCTCGCCGCGATCGTGCTGCTGAGCGGGTTGACGATGCTCCTCGGCTTCCTCAACAAGGACCGCTGCACCGGCCCGGAGTTCGACCAGTGGGGCCGCAGCGCGCCGGACTACGAGAAGCGCAACAAGGCCGACGTCTGCTACTCCGACATCCAGCACCTGTGGATCGGCCGCGACGTCGACCGGCACGTGTTCCCGTACGTCGACGGCGGCATCACCGAGAACGGGGTGCTGGTCGGCGGCGTGGTCGAGTACCCGGTGCTGACCGGGCTGCTGATCTGGGCGGGCGCGATCCCGGCGCGGACCGACGCGGCGTTCCTGCTGTACTCGGCGCTGCTGATGGCGCCGTTCGGGCTGGCCGCCGGGTGGCTGCTGGGCAGGTTGAGCCGGTGGCGGGCGCTGATCTGGGCGCTGGGACCGCCGGTGGTGCTGTACGCGTTCCACAACTGGGACCTGCCGGTCGTGTTCTGCGCGGTCGCCGCGGTGTACGTGGTGCACCGCGGTCGGGGCGGGCGCGAGCGGTCGTTGGTCGAGCGCGGCGTGGTCGCGTCCGTGCTGCTGGGCATCGGGTGCGCGTTCAAGCTCTACCCGATGATCTTCGTGCTGCCGCTGTGCCTGTACGTGCTGACCGGCGGTCCGGGTGGGCGGTGGCGGCCGCGCGCCGACCGGTACGACGTCGCGGGCGCGGTGAAGGTCGCGGTGGCGTCCGTGGTCACCGTGGTGGTGGTCAACCTGCCGTTCGCGGTGGCCGGGCCGGAGGGCTGGGCGGCGTCGTTCACGTTCCAGGGGCTGCGCCGGGTCGACATCACCACGAACTCGATCTGGTTCTGGTCGATGCGGCCGTTCATGGCCGACGAGACCATGCAGGCCGTGGTGGGCGTGCTGTCGCCGATGGGCATCCTGGCGTCGTTCGGGCTGGCGGCCTGGCTCGGGTGGCGGCGGTACCTGCGGGAGGGCACCTACCCGTGGGTGCCGGTGTCGGCCGCGATGCTCTGCGGGTTCCTGCTGCTGCACAAGGTGCACTCGCCGCAGTACACGCTGTGGCTGGTGCCGATGTTCGTGCTGCTGCGGGTGGACTGGGGCTGGGTGGCGGCGTACTTCGCCGCCGACCTCGCCATGGGTGTCGGCATCTTCCGCTGGTACTACGCCATCGAGTTCGGCGAGCCGTCCGGGATCTACGACGGTTTCTCGGCGCAGGCGGTGGTGATCGGGGTGTGGGGCCGGGCGGCGCTGTTGGCGGCGTTGTTCCTGGTGTTCCTGAAGTCGGAGGTCTCGTTCGGTGGGCGCGAGTCCTCGACCGCGGTGGCGCGGGTTCGGGAGGATGGCCCCACCTAG